A single Gammaproteobacteria bacterium DNA region contains:
- the rpoB gene encoding DNA-directed RNA polymerase subunit beta, with the protein MDSRDAARPIVSFDKLDSVMPMPNLLDVQLKSFGKLVYGDAVAEDPWDFSLDRVFQEIFPISDVNENFSFEYVSSKLGAPRYSQEECIERDMTYAAPLKATLRFIVWEDLDDGERRARDIIEKEVYLGDLPLLTDLGTFIVNGAERVVVSQLHRSPGVVFEESIHPNGTKLHSARIIPFRGSWVEFTVDINNVCYVHIDKKKFPATALLRALGFGTDEQIYGLFFRKKDASIGDLGDALQTLSGAVLADDVVDTGTGEVVLEASSELEEADIETLARVGIDRVVVYAAEPEAAGAAAGAGPIRADSPIVKRTLAKDPTESEETALFQIYSLLRPGEAPNVDTARTALESVFFNPRRYDLGRVGRYKINQRLELETPASTTVLTRDDFVEILRYLVELSEGHGHTDDIDHLGNRRVRTVGELIANQLSVGLSRMARLVKERMSINTDPGKINIDDLVNARTVSAVIQAFFGSSQLSQFMDQTNPLAEMTHKRRLSALGPGGLTRERAGFEVRDVHYSHYGRMCPIETPEGPNIGLITSLTTYARVNGLGFVETPYRKVVDGRATGEIEWLSANEEERARIAQANAPLNPDGTFCNPLVLCRERGDFPLLAPGDIDYMDVAPAQLVSVAAALIPFLEHDDANRALMGSNMQRQAVPLLYTDAPLVGTGLERKLARDSGAVVTAARGGRIVSVTADKIVIDTGAVKVKEADQPLMRLSQFDTYVLKKYWRTNQDTAINQRPLVGRGQIVEEGEIIADGPSTSYGELALGRNVLVAFMPWYGHNFEDAIVLSEKLVKEDVFTSIHIQELELHVRDTKRGAEEITREIPNVADENLTNLDERGIVRIGAQVKSGDILVGKITPKGETELSPEEKLLTAIFGEKAKDVKDSSLRLSPGMSGTVIDVKIFSRRIDGPLLDKEQGQRIGELRQTEREDIARITEVRDDELRALLHLQTISLCLRRGVIEPLLEEGRKVTKAVLADLNLGEVELDSLKVRNKSINERIRSVVDESRRRIDKVHSDTEEHIDKVFQPDELPPGVVQLVKVYIAEKRKIAVGDKMAGRHGNKGIIARIVPEEEMPFLPDGTRVEIVLNPLGVPSRMNVGQILETHLGWAAWVLGFGAKTPVFQGASEDEVGLLLKMAGVRWGAQALGISAEPPATTATDIEQLTGASRTLPAQVGAAGNGDQSSTGLGRSLDDYARVELPDGAQAYFDRLRDFLVEAAEEHAGRLAVPMEKAFPAIHRLARSESPASGGIDAGVVEFMDAAGLRPDGKAVVRDGRSGRPFDFPVTVGMVYMLKLSHLVDDKIHARSIGPYSLVTQQPLAGKAQFGGQRFGEMEVWALEAYGAAHTLQEILTVKSDDVMGRSRVYEAIVKGENLPEPGIPESFNVLVQELKALGLSVTLDQDD; encoded by the coding sequence TTGGATAGTCGCGACGCCGCTCGACCCATCGTCAGTTTCGACAAGCTGGATTCGGTCATGCCGATGCCGAATCTGCTGGATGTGCAGCTCAAGTCCTTCGGCAAGCTGGTGTACGGCGACGCGGTCGCCGAGGATCCCTGGGATTTCTCGCTCGACCGCGTCTTTCAGGAGATTTTTCCGATCTCCGATGTGAACGAGAACTTCAGCTTCGAGTATGTCTCGTCCAAGCTGGGTGCGCCCCGCTATTCGCAGGAGGAGTGCATCGAGCGGGACATGACCTACGCGGCGCCCCTGAAGGCAACGCTTCGCTTCATTGTCTGGGAGGATCTGGACGACGGGGAGCGGCGCGCGCGCGACATCATCGAGAAAGAGGTATACCTGGGGGATCTGCCGCTCCTCACCGATCTGGGCACCTTCATCGTCAACGGCGCCGAGCGCGTCGTGGTGAGCCAGCTGCATCGCTCTCCCGGCGTTGTCTTCGAGGAGAGCATCCATCCCAACGGGACCAAGCTGCACAGCGCCCGCATCATTCCCTTCCGCGGCTCGTGGGTGGAGTTCACGGTCGACATCAACAACGTCTGCTACGTCCACATCGACAAGAAGAAGTTCCCGGCCACGGCGTTGCTGCGCGCCCTGGGCTTCGGCACCGACGAGCAGATCTACGGCCTCTTCTTCCGGAAGAAGGACGCCTCGATCGGCGACCTTGGCGATGCGCTCCAGACGCTGAGCGGGGCGGTGCTGGCGGACGATGTGGTGGACACCGGCACCGGCGAAGTGGTTCTCGAAGCCAGCAGCGAACTCGAGGAAGCGGACATCGAGACGCTGGCGCGCGTGGGCATCGACCGGGTCGTGGTCTACGCCGCCGAGCCCGAGGCGGCGGGGGCCGCAGCCGGCGCAGGGCCGATCAGGGCGGACAGCCCCATCGTGAAGCGCACGCTGGCCAAGGATCCCACCGAGTCGGAGGAGACCGCGCTCTTCCAGATCTACTCGCTCCTGCGCCCCGGAGAGGCGCCCAACGTCGATACGGCGCGCACGGCGCTGGAGAGCGTGTTCTTCAATCCCAGGCGCTACGACCTGGGCCGTGTGGGACGCTACAAGATCAACCAGCGTCTGGAGCTCGAGACTCCCGCCTCCACGACCGTGCTGACGCGCGACGACTTCGTCGAGATCCTGCGCTACCTCGTCGAACTGAGCGAAGGGCACGGACACACCGACGACATCGACCATCTCGGCAACCGCCGGGTGCGCACCGTCGGCGAGCTGATCGCCAATCAGCTTTCGGTCGGCCTGTCGCGCATGGCCCGCCTGGTCAAGGAGCGGATGTCGATCAACACCGATCCGGGCAAGATCAACATCGACGATCTGGTGAACGCCAGAACGGTGTCGGCCGTCATCCAGGCCTTCTTTGGTTCGTCGCAGCTGTCCCAGTTCATGGACCAGACCAACCCGCTGGCCGAAATGACGCACAAGCGGCGTCTGTCGGCACTCGGTCCCGGGGGCCTCACCCGCGAGCGGGCCGGGTTCGAGGTGCGCGACGTGCACTACTCGCACTACGGCCGCATGTGCCCGATCGAGACCCCGGAAGGTCCCAACATCGGCCTCATCACCTCGCTCACCACCTACGCGCGCGTCAACGGGCTGGGCTTTGTGGAGACGCCCTACCGCAAGGTGGTGGACGGGCGCGCCACCGGAGAGATCGAGTGGCTCTCGGCCAACGAGGAGGAGCGCGCGCGCATCGCGCAGGCCAACGCGCCGCTGAATCCGGACGGCACGTTCTGCAATCCGCTGGTGCTGTGCCGGGAGCGCGGTGACTTTCCGCTCCTGGCGCCCGGCGACATCGACTACATGGACGTCGCCCCGGCACAGCTGGTGTCGGTCGCGGCGGCTCTTATTCCCTTCCTCGAGCACGACGACGCCAACCGGGCGCTGATGGGCTCCAACATGCAGCGCCAGGCGGTTCCGCTGCTCTACACGGACGCTCCCCTGGTGGGAACCGGACTTGAGCGCAAGCTGGCGCGCGACTCGGGTGCCGTCGTCACCGCGGCGCGCGGGGGCAGAATCGTCAGCGTCACGGCCGACAAGATCGTCATCGACACGGGTGCCGTGAAGGTGAAGGAGGCCGACCAGCCTCTCATGCGCCTCTCCCAGTTCGACACCTACGTGCTCAAGAAGTACTGGCGCACCAATCAGGACACCGCCATCAACCAGCGGCCGCTGGTAGGGCGCGGCCAGATCGTGGAGGAGGGCGAGATCATCGCCGACGGACCCTCCACCAGCTACGGCGAACTGGCGCTGGGCCGCAACGTGCTGGTCGCCTTCATGCCCTGGTACGGGCACAACTTCGAAGACGCGATCGTCCTCAGCGAGAAGCTGGTCAAGGAAGACGTCTTCACATCGATCCACATCCAGGAGCTCGAACTCCACGTCCGCGACACCAAGCGCGGAGCGGAGGAGATCACCCGGGAGATTCCCAACGTCGCCGACGAGAACCTCACCAACCTGGACGAGCGCGGCATCGTCCGCATCGGGGCCCAGGTCAAGAGCGGGGACATCCTGGTCGGCAAGATCACGCCCAAGGGCGAGACCGAGCTCTCACCGGAGGAGAAGCTTCTGACCGCGATCTTCGGCGAGAAGGCCAAGGACGTGAAGGATTCTTCACTTCGGCTCTCGCCGGGGATGTCGGGGACCGTGATCGACGTGAAGATCTTCTCGCGCCGGATCGACGGTCCGCTTCTGGACAAGGAGCAGGGCCAGCGGATCGGAGAACTCCGCCAGACCGAGCGCGAGGATATCGCCCGCATCACCGAGGTGCGCGACGACGAACTCAGGGCGCTCCTGCACCTTCAGACGATTTCGCTCTGCCTCAGGCGCGGGGTGATCGAACCCCTTCTCGAGGAGGGACGCAAGGTTACCAAGGCGGTGCTGGCGGACCTGAATCTGGGGGAGGTCGAGCTCGACAGCCTCAAGGTGCGCAACAAGTCGATCAACGAGCGCATCCGCTCCGTGGTGGACGAATCCCGCCGCCGCATCGACAAGGTGCACAGCGACACCGAGGAGCACATCGACAAGGTCTTCCAGCCGGACGAGTTGCCGCCGGGCGTGGTCCAACTGGTCAAGGTCTACATCGCCGAAAAGCGCAAGATCGCGGTGGGCGACAAGATGGCCGGGCGTCACGGCAACAAGGGCATCATCGCCCGCATCGTGCCCGAGGAGGAGATGCCCTTCCTCCCCGATGGAACCCGGGTGGAGATCGTACTCAATCCCCTGGGCGTTCCGTCCCGCATGAATGTGGGCCAGATCCTCGAGACCCACCTGGGGTGGGCCGCGTGGGTGCTGGGCTTCGGCGCCAAGACACCCGTGTTCCAGGGTGCGAGCGAAGATGAGGTCGGGCTGCTCCTCAAGATGGCGGGAGTCAGGTGGGGAGCCCAGGCACTGGGAATCAGTGCCGAGCCTCCCGCCACCACGGCTACCGATATCGAGCAGCTCACGGGCGCCTCTCGCACCCTTCCCGCGCAGGTGGGTGCCGCGGGCAACGGTGACCAGAGCTCGACCGGGCTCGGCCGTTCCCTGGACGACTACGCGCGGGTCGAACTGCCGGACGGGGCGCAGGCCTACTTCGACCGGTTGAGGGATTTCCTGGTGGAAGCCGCCGAAGAGCACGCCGGCCGGCTTGCGGTACCGATGGAAAAGGCCTTCCCGGCGATCCACCGGCTCGCCCGCTCCGAATCGCCGGCTTCAGGCGGCATCGACGCGGGGGTGGTGGAGTTCATGGACGCGGCGGGCCTTCGTCCCGACGGCAAGGCGGTGGTCCGCGACGGCCGCAGCGGCCGGCCCTTCGACTTCCCGGTCACCGTCGGCATGGTCTACATGCTCAAGCTGTCGCATCTGGTGGATGACAAGATCCACGCGCGCAGCATCGGACCCTACTCGCTGGTCACGCAGCAGCCGCTGGCCGGCAAGGCCCAGTTCGGGGGACAGCGGTTCGGGGAGATGGAGGTATGGGCGCTGGAGGCCTACGGCGCCGCCCATACCCTGCAGGAGATACTGACCGTCAAATCGGACGACGTCATGGGCCGGTCGCGCGTATACGAAGCGATCGTCAAGGGAGAAAACCTCCCCGAGCCCGGCATCCCGGAGAGCTTCAATGTGCTGGTACAGGAGCTGAAGGCGCTGGGCCTCTCGGTAACGCTCGATCAGGACGACTGA